Proteins encoded within one genomic window of Komagataella phaffii GS115 chromosome 3, complete sequence:
- a CDS encoding Ubiquitin C-terminal hydrolase, which produces MSSAVIPLESNPEIFSSFGTQLGLLPRYAFYDIFSLDAEMLSLYPRPNDGVILLFPVTKEYEEFKAKETPSEDVNIHWYKQKVKNACGLYALLHILTNASKDHLQQDRSNILDRYEKNQESIDLLIQDVSKHIYNQYAVQGETEAPSAEEDITLHFITFVKNSDGKLIELDGRRDGPIDLGTLDESSMDILDSQLLKNRIETYMGLVDEENRNNFALMGLGPID; this is translated from the coding sequence ATGTCCTCTGCCGTCATTCCTTTGGAGTCTAATCCTGAGATATTTTCCAGTTTTGGTACGCAACTGGGTTTACTCCCCCGATACGCTTTCTATGACATATTCTCTCTAGATGCTGAAATGCTCAGTTTATACCCTCGTCCAAATGATGGCGTAATTCTGTTGTTCCCCGTAACCAAAGAGTACGAAGAGTTCAAGGCCAAGGAAACTCCTTCTGAAGACGTGAATATACATTGGTATAAGCAGAAGGTCAAGAATGCCTGTGGATTGTATGCGCTATTGCATATTCTGACTAATGCTTCCAAAGACCATTTACAGCAAGATCGAAGTAACATTCTAGACCGTTACGAAAAGAACCAGGAAAGTATTGACCTACTCATTCAGGATGTCTCTAAACATATATACAACCAGTACGCCGTGCAGGGAGAAACCGAAGCACCGTCAGCTGAAGAGGATATCACCCTTCATTTCATAACTTTTGTGAAAAATAGTGATGGCAAGTTGATTGAATTGGATGGACGTCGAGATGGACCTATCGATCTCGGGACTTTGGATGAGAGCAGCATGGATATTCTTGATAGtcaattgttgaaaaatcgTATTGAGACGTATATGGGACTGGTGGATGAAGAAAACAGAAACAACTTTGCTCTCATGGGACTGGGGCCTATTGATTAA
- a CDS encoding Smaller subunit of the mitochondrial processing protease (MPP) — MLSSIARGVTRTGLKRLNSSFVPVTRTSTLPNGITVATESIPNVQTATVGVWIDAGSRADVSDSTSGTAHFLEHLAFKGTSNRSQLKLELEVEDCGSHLNAYTSRENTVYYAKAVKDDIPRAVDILSDILTRSKLEKLAIEKERPVILRESEEVDKMYDEVVFDRLHEVTFKGQPLGRTILGPLENIRSLTQGDLKNYIKTNYKGDRMVLVGAGAVDHEELVKLAQKSFGHVPLSEEPVPLGSPRGDLPIFYGGEARVEDRSLPNTYMAISIEGVSWNAIDYFTALVAQAIVGNWERSTGINSPSPLAVAVSTGNGQGQPLANSYMSFSTSYSDIGLWGMYLTADKDADLKPLVDEVLKEWTRLKNGHISDKEVETAKDQLKGSLLLSLDGSTPIAEDIGRQIVTTGTRLSPEEVFDKVNRITKDDVIQWARWRIHDKPIAVAALGHLDTLPSYKYMTKELAK, encoded by the coding sequence ATGTTGAGTTCTATCGCAAGGGGTGTTACTAGAACTGGCCTGAAGAGGCTCAATAGCTCATTTGTGCCTGTTACAAGAACTTCCACTCTCCCCAACGGTATCACTGTTGCAACAGAGTCCATCCCCAACGTTCAAACGGCAACGGTTGGAGTTTGGATCGATGCTGGTTCAAGGGCTGATGTCAGTGACTCCACGAGTGGAACAGCACATTTCTTGGAACACTTGGCATTCAAGGGAACGTCCAACAGATCACAATTGAAACTGGAATTGGAAGTGGAAGACTGTGGATCCCACTTGAATGCTTACACCTCCAGAGAGAACACGGTTTATTACGCCAAAGCTGTCAAAGACGATATCCCAAGGGCAGTAGATATCCTAAGTGATATCCTTACAAGATCAAAGCTAGAAAAGTTAGCtattgaaaaggaaagacCTGTCATCCTCAGAGAAAGTGAAGAAGTTGATAAGATGTACGATGAGGTTGTTTTTGACAGATTACACGAAGTAACCTTCAAAGGGCAGCCTTTGGGGAGAACTATTTTAGGACCTTTAGAAAATATCAGAAGTTTGACCCAGGGAGACTTGAAAAACTACATTAAGACTAACTACAAAGGTGACCGAATGGTGCTAGTTGGTGCAGGAGCTGTTGACCACGAAGAGCTTGTAAAATTAGCCCAAAAATCTTTTGGTCATGTCCCCTTGAGTGAAGAACCCGTTCCGCTAGGGTCTCCCAGAGGCGATTTGCCCATTTTCTACGGCGGAGAAGCTAGAGTTGAAGATCGTTCCTTACCCAACACTTATATGGCAATCTCCATTGAAGGTGTGTCTTGGAATGCCATTGATTATTTCACAGCTTTGGTGGCCCAAGCTATTGTCGGAAACTGGGAAAGATCTACTGGTATTAACTCCCCTTCTCCGCTAGCTGTTGCTGTATCGACTGGAAACGGACAAGGACAACCGCTAGCCAACTCGTATATGTCATTTTCAACCTCCTACTCAGATATTGGGCTGTGGGGAATGTATTTGACCGCAGATAAAGATGCGGATCTGAAACCTCTTGTCGATGAAGTCCTCAAAGAATGGACTAGACTCAAGAATGGCCACATTTCGGACAAGGAAGTTGAAACGGCCAAGGATCAGCTGAAAGGGTCTTTACTGTTATCACTGGACGGATCTACACCTATTGCAGAAGATATTGGAAGACAGATCGTTACAACCGGAACAAGACTATCCCCAGAGGAGGTTTTCGATAAAGTAAACAGAATTACAAAAGACGATGTCATTCAATGGGCCAGATGGAGAATACATGATAAACCCATAGCAGTTGCTGCTTTAGGCCATCTGGACACGCTGCCCTCTTACAAATACATGACCAAGGAACTTGCCAAATAG
- a CDS encoding Ubiquitin activating enzyme (E1), involved in ubiquitin-mediated protein degradation produces MAIRHTNEVQENKMQIDKPEEGKIDEDLYSRQLYVLGKEAMLKMQNSNVLIIGLKGLGVEIAKNVALAGVKSLSLYDPEPVTLQDLSSQFFLSEKDIGEQRAFATSSKLSELNHYVPISIITELSESSLKSFQVIVTTETSLEKQVQINEFTHANNIKFISAATRGLFGQAFIDFGDSFTVLDQTGEEPKQGIVSDIEPDGTVTMLDDSRHDLEDGRYVKFSEVQGIERLNDGQLFKIKVLGPYAFKIDFDNSWGTYEKGGIFTEVKVPQTVSFKKLSDQLNDPEYLYSDFAKLDRPPQLHLGFQALHQFQNAHEGQLPKPHHEEDANQLLKLTENLAEQVPSILGEGTEVDSKLIKELSYQARGDLPAVNAFFGGLVAQEVLKACSGKFNPIKQWLYYDSLESLPDSDRTEETCASINSRYDNQIAVFGLSHIQKIANLKVFLVGAGAIGCEMLKNWAMMGLGSGPNGKIVLTDNDSIEKSNLNRQFLFRPKDVGQNKSEVAARAVVEMNPDLAGKIEAKVDKVGPETENIFDNSFWQGLDVVTNALDNIEARAYVDRRCVFFKKPLLESGTLGTKGNTQVVIPRLTESYSSSQDPPEKSIPLCTLRSFPNKIDHTIAWAKSLFQGYFSEAPENVNLYLSQPNYVENILKQSGDAKGTLETISQYLNERPYTFEDCIKWARLQFETKFNHEIQQLLYNFPKDSVTSTGAPFWSGPKRAPTPLEFDIDNEDHFNFVVGGANLLAFIYGLKGDQGEPDKAHYKAVLDTLKIEPFKPRSDVKIQADDNDPDPNANGNDLNDDVIQKLSDSLPPPSSLAGYRLTPAEFEKDDDTNHHIQFIAAASNCRALNYSIETADKQKTKFIAGRIVPAIATTTALVTGLITLELYKVVFGKEKIEDYKNGFVNLALPFFGFSEPIASPQSKYNDKSFDQIWDRFDIDKDLTLQELLDKFEKDEGLAINMLSYGVSLLYASFHPPKKLKDRLPLKLTELIKTVSKKAIPAHESKLIFEICADDKEGEDVEVPYICLHLD; encoded by the coding sequence ATGGCAATTCGACACACTAACGAGGTTCAGGAAAACAAAATGCAAATTGATAAGCCCGAAGAGGGcaaaattgatgaagatttgTACTCTCGTCAATTATATGTGCTAGGGAAAGAAGCCATGCTTAAGATGCAAAACTCCAACGTTTTGATCATTGGATTGAAAGGATTGGGTGTTGAGATTGCAAAGAATGTCGCTTTGGCAGGTGTCAAATCCCTGTCTCTGTACGATCCAGAGCCAGTGACCTTGCAAGACTTGTCCTCACAGTTCTTCCTTTCGGAGAAGGACATTGGTGAACAGAGAGCATTTGCGACTTCCAGTAAGCTTTCTGAATTGAACCACTATGTGCCTATTTCTATCATCACAGAGCTATCAGAATCAAGTTTGAAGTCGTTTCAGGTGATTGTTACCACCGAGACATCCTTAGAGAAACAAGTGCAGATCAATGAATTTACTCATGCCAACAATATCAAGTTTATTTCAGCAGCAACCAGGGGTTTATTTGGTCAAGCGTTTATCGACTTTGGAGACTCTTTTACCGTTCTTGACCAAACTGGAGAAGAACCAAAGCAAGGAATAGTATCTGATATCGAACCAGATGGAACCGTGACAATGCTAGATGACAGCCGTCatgacttggaagatggaAGATACGTCAAGTTTTCGGAGGTACAAGGTATCGAGCGTCTTAATGATGGtcaattgttcaagatcaaagtcTTAGGTCCGTAtgctttcaaaattgactTTGACAATTCTTGGGGAACATACGAAAAGGGTGGAATTTTTACAGAAGTCAAAGTTCCACAGACTGTCTCGTTCAAGAAGCTTTCTGATCAGTTGAATGATCCAGAGTATCTTTATTCTGATTTTGCAAAGCTAGACAGACCGCCACAATTGCATTTGGGATTCCAGGCTCTCCACCAATTCCAGAATGCTCATGAAGGTCAACTTCCAAAGCCACACCATGAAGAAGACGCTAACCAGCTTCTAAAACTTACTGAAAATCTAGCCGAACAGGTCCCATCTATCCTAGGAGAAGGCACAGAAGTTGACTCCAAACTGATCAAAGAGTTATCTTACCAAGCAAGAGGTGATTTGCCTGCAGTTAACGCCTTCTTTGGTGGACTGGTTGCCCAAGAGGTCTTGAAAGCCTGTTCAGGAAAGTTTAATCCAATTAAACAGTGGTTATACTACGACTCTCTGGAATCATTACCAGATTCTGATCGAACTGAGGAGACATGCGCTTCTATCAATTCAAGATATGACAATCAGATTGCCGTTTTTGGTCTCTCACatattcaaaagattgcCAACTTGAAGGTGTTCTTGGTTGGTGCTGGTGCTATTGGGTGTGAAATGCTCAAAAACTGGGCAATGATGGGATTGGGTTCCGGTCCCAACGGAAAGATTGTCTTGACTGACAATGACTCCATTGAGAAATCGAATCTGAATAGacagtttcttttcagacCAAAAGATGTTGGTCAAAACAAATCAGAAGTCGCAGCTAGAGCTGTTGTGGAGATGAATCCTGATTTAGCTGGTAAAATTGAGGCAAAGGTTGACAAGGTTGGACCTGAAACAGAAAACATATTTGATAACAGTTTCTGGCAAGGGCTGGATGTGGTCACTAATGCTTTAGACAATATTGAAGCAAGAGCATACGTTGATCGTCGTTgtgtctttttcaagaagcCTCTATTAGAATCTGGAACTTTGGGTACCAAGGGAAATACTCAGGTTGTCATCCCTAGATTGACCGAGTCATACTCCTCCTCACAAGATCCTCCCGAAAAGTCTATTCCGCTTTGTACCTTGAGATCGTTTCCTAATAAGATTGATCATACAATTGCTTGGGCCAAATCTCTATTTCAGGGGTACTTTTCTGAAGCTCCAGAGAATGTCAACTTGTATTTATCACAACCCAACTATGTTGAAAACATTTTGAAGCAAAGTGGTGATGCCAAGGGCACGTTAGAAACTATTTCCCAATATTTAAACGAGAGGCCTTACACCTTCGAAGACTGTATCAAATGGGCAAGATTACAATTTGAGACCAAGTTCAACCACGAAATTCAGCAGTTGCTTTACAACTTTCCCAAAGACTCCGTAACCTCCACTGGTGCACCATTTTGGTCTGGTCCAAAGCGTGCTCCCACACCATTGGAGTTTGATATTGACAATGAGGATCACTTCAACTTCGTCGTTGGCGGCGCAAACCTTTTGGCTTTTATATATGGTTTGAAGGGGGATCAGGGTGAGCCTGATAAGGCCCACTATAAGGCAGTTTTGGAcactttgaagattgagCCATTCAAGCCCAGAAGCGATGTTAAGATACAGGCTGATGATAATGATCCAGATCCAAACGCTAATGGTAACGATCTGAACGACGATGTTATTCAGAAACTTTCAGACTCTCTACCACCACCTTCTTCGTTGGCTGGTTATCGATTAACTCCTGCTGAATTTGAGAAGGATGACGACACTAATCATCACATTCAGTTCATTGCTGCTGCCTCCAACTGTAGGGCCTTGAACTACTCCATCGAGACTGCCGACAAGCAGAAGACTAAATTCATTGCAGGCCGAATTGTTCCAGCTATTGCCACAACTACAGCTCTGGTGACTGGTTTGATTACTTTGGAGTTATACAAAGTTGTATTTGGAAAGGAGAAGATCGAGGATTACAAGAATGGATTTGTAAACCTTGCATTGCCATTCTTTGGTTTTTCAGAACCAATTGCATCTCCTCAATCCAAGTATAATGATAAATCTTTTGACCAAATCTGGGATAGGTTTGATATTGACAAAGACCTTACTCTACAAGAATTGCTAGACAAATTTGAGAAGGATGAAGGTCTAGCTATCAATATGTTATCCTATGGAGTATCTCTTCTGTATGCTTCTTTCCATCCACCGAAAAAGCTGAAGGATAGATTACCATTGAAGTTGACCGAGCTGATCAAGACTGTGTCTAAGAAGGCTATTCCCGCTCACGAGTCCAAGCTGATTTTCGAAATCTGTGCCGATGACaaagaaggtgaagatgttgaagTTCCATACATCTGTTTGCACTTAGATTAA
- a CDS encoding Flavin-containing monooxygenase, localized to the cytoplasmic face of the ER membrane — MRLDRPVKTIAIIGGGPSGAIALNTLLEEGEFEEIVLFERRDQLGGIWNLNDSKSDSALNLTAEGVKDYSPNIPVFESNELIREGHDSPHQKFYGTAGYPGMRTNVTEDLMTFSDDTKWPRLIPPEEAGFTNAEAVHAYLLKYFEKVKSKANYKIELQTSVEEVTKAGDKFQLVLKKDLSDGKERWYKQQFDAVIIAPGNFNVPFIPTKYPGILDVNKDVLFHSRFYKNNKQFTNKTVLVVGSRVSGVDMVKLISPVAKELYISHRSTPSTIKSQNLSNVWKKPDISKVEQRDDGKVSVQFKDDTEVVFDYIVFATGYQLSFPFLKKFDPDFTTGNRINNLYLHTFYTPDPLLISIGLYVSSLSYRAFEYQAITAARFLSGKGELPSKEEQQKWYNDRVDQYGDSKDFYFLNFDENLDIFDELINVGGGIEGKRRYFVLTEDQHRSREAARRRLEGLADTI, encoded by the coding sequence ATGAGGTTAGATAGACCGGTGAAAACAATTGCCATTATCGGAGGTGGACCTTCCGGTGCCATTGCCCTGAATACACTCCTGGAAGAGggagagtttgaagagattgtCCTGTTCGAGAGAAGAGATCAGTTAGGGGGTATATGGAATCTCAACGATAGTAAATCTGACTCTGCTCTTAATCTGACCGCTGAAGGTGTCAAAGATTATTCCCCTAACATACCCGTTTTTGAGAGTAATGAATTGATCAGAGAAGGACATGATTCGCCCCATCAAAAGTTCTACGGAACTGCAGGTTACCCCGGTATGAGGACCAATGTTACTGAGGATTTAATGACCTTCTCCGATGATACAAAATGGCCGCGGTTGATTCCGCCTGAAGAAGCTGGGTTTACAAATGCTGAAGCGGTTCATGCTTATCTATTGAAGTATTTTGAGAAAGTCAAGAGTAAGGCCAACTACAAGATCGAATTGCAAACTAGTGTCGAAGAAGTCACCAAAGCTGGGGATAAATTCCAATTAGTACTCAAAAAAGATCTGTCAGatggcaaagaaagatggTATAAACAGCAATTCGATGCTGTGATCATAGCACCGGGAAACTTCAACGTTCCATTTATTCCAACCAAGTATCCTGGAATCCTTGACGTGAATAAAGATGTTTTGTTTCATTCAAGATTCTATAAGAATAACAAGCAATTCACAAACAAGACTGTTCTTGTCGTCGGGTCAAGAGTTTCCGGTGTCGACATGGTCAAACTGATTTCACCCGTGGCAAAGGAGCTTTATATTTCACACAGATCCACCCCATCCACAATTAAGAGTCAGAATCTTTCTAACGTCTGGAAAAAGCCAgatatttcaaaggttGAGCAGAGGGATGATGGCAAGGTAAGCGTTCAGTTCAAGGATGACACAgaagttgtttttgacTATATTGTGTTTGCCACGGGATATCAATTATCTTTCccattcttgaagaaatttgaTCCTGATTTCACCACAGGAAATCGAATCAACAACTTATATCTGCACACATTTTATACACCAGATCCCCTCTTGATCTCGATTGGACTCTACGTATCGAGTTTATCGTACAGGGCATTTGAATATCAAGCTATAACAGCTGCTAGATTCTTGAGCGGGAAGGGTGAGCTTCCTTCCAAGGAGGAGCAACAAAAATGGTACAATGACAGAGTTGACCAATATGGAGACTCGAAAGACTTTTATTTCCTgaactttgatgaaaatttAGATATTTTTGACGAACTCATTAATGTTGGGGGAGGTATAGAAGGGAAGAGGAGGTATTTCGTGCTTACCGAAGACCAACACAGGTCAAGGGAGGCTGCTCGCAGAAGATTAGAAGGATTAGCTGATACCATTTAG
- a CDS encoding Plasma membrane ATP-binding cassette (ABC) transporter required for the export of a-factor has translation MEKKRDEAVVLSLDASAREDLRINVENVTLVSKNIYMFMELKNDWFLLFLGTFSSIVLAAAPSGMTVLMGLIFTQLQNYFRGDYSSLGAYLADARLSCFSLVLVGLGSFIFSFLSFACYMQLGERQQSRVRKRIFESLLFNSISWHEANKELNGELVQINRCIEELRIGVSICTGLAIQGILSVLALLITSFIYSWSLTFVIISTLPVMFIVVMFMSRTLTKHTTRENDESSYAAKIVDWVVRSPIIPKICNAQTIEYEKFKDRASRSMNASNKALVTNALNLGALKFLTLMMFVQGFWYGSTMVRNGRLSAGDVVTCFGSSLMLAQTISGLSEQIIVFQEAIVALNKVVAVLAKPCQSFSSNEHLIIPPYCKGDIFFKNVSFEYPTRKGRVLDEVSIEIPAGKHCFIVGKSGSGKSTLSNLLVKFYSASQGKVFVDGYDIERVSNDWLTKNITLVQQSSSFFNDTLRANILLGSGGKPVSERDLRSAIDTVLLSQFIDDLPEGLETVMMYQGISLSGGQEQRLAIARALIRDTPILILDECVSALEESFKSIILNSIKEWRQGKTTIFMEHDYQQIQNEDNIIFMENGEVKETGTKEQLLKNPDSKFSRLVQIQRNMIKDTFSDEYESSIRLETNPTDRISNVYLNRVTRVFSNFFGQPVGHIAEKDPFDEKKVSSDTVEIVTMEERPEDLMSIIQIFRFMNSYLCHKSLIVVGILLAVLNGSCNPVFSWCFAKLLAGIVPVDSYVGSARYLLKWALLVILVISMDTLTLVTKKIALGYASEKWIYLIRTRALKNLLLQDMNWFSNKLNKPAEISALLVNDSRDLKILVSSLLEVMFTGIVVLVLGSVWSITIGWKLSLVAISVVPLFLLSATLYARLLETAENGYKNEVALTENQVHEATTGIKTIRCLKLESHFVSKFSAKVEALQGKGTKRAIYIGFGNALSLFLVYVAQAVILYYGMKLVSEEQYTVSQLMEVMSLMIFALMGVSDLMQQIPDISRGQRAGTYLIRLLGLKSSPVEVKGNLKPQCRSLVPVIEFVAVDFQYPHVSATALNNISFRVSKGEVLGIVGPSGSGKSTIAMLINRLFFAKKGCIRYNGVNIKDIEVPWFREQVTLIQQKPTFFDGSIRENLAYGMEGITDRSILRALKLTMMDDYVRSLPEGLDTFIGSLNSVISGGQSQRLSVARAILREPRVIVMDEPTSSLDPENTQGIKDLVDKQLRASGYTVIIVTHSQELMRICDRILTIEHGKLVG, from the coding sequence atggaaaagaaacgTGATGAAGCAGTTGTGCTTTCCTTGGACGCATCGGCCCGTGAGGATTTGAGGATCAATGTGGAAAATGTCACACTCGTGAGCAAGAACATTTACATGTTCATGgagctgaaaaatgattGGTTTTTACTGTTTTTGGGCACTTTCTCATCAATTGTTTTGGCTGCTGCACCTTCTGGAATGACTGTGTTAATGGGATTAATTTTCACTCAGTTACAGAACTATTTTAGAGGAGATTACTCGTCATTGGGAGCATATCTAGCTGATGCAAGGTTGAGCTGTTTCTCCCTAGTGTTGGTAGGATTAGGCTCGTTTATCTTCAGTTTCCTCTCGTTTGCATGTTATATGCAATTGGGTGAAAGACAGCAGTCGAGAGTCaggaaaagaatatttgaGTCTCTATTGTTCAACAGTATTTCCTGGCATGAGGCCAATAAAGAACTTAATGGGGAACTGGTGCAAATAAACAGATGCATCGAGGAACTGCGTATTGGCGTTAGTATATGTACAGGTCTGGCAATTCAAGGGATTCTTTCGGTTCTAGCATTGTTGATCACTAGCTTCATTTATTCATGGTCACTAACATTTGTCATAATTAGTACTCTTCCTGTAATGTTTATTGTAGTGATGTTTATGTCAAGAACATTGACCAAGCATACTACCAGAGAAAACGATGAATCTAGTTATGCTGCTAAGATCGTGGATTGGGTTGTTAGATCCCCTATCATTCCAAAAATCTGCAATGCTCAGACAATTGAAtatgaaaaattcaaagacagAGCGTCTCGTAGTATGAATGCCTCCAATAAAGCCCTGGTTACAAATGCATTGAACCTTGGAGCtctcaagtttttgacCCTAATGATGTTCGTCCAAGGATTCTGGTATGGATCTACAATGGTTAGAAATGGAAGGCTGTCCGCAGGCGACGTTGTAACATGCTTTGGTTCAAGCTTGATGTTGGCACAAACTATCAGTGGACTGAGTGAGCAGATTATTGTTTTCCAGGAAGCTATCGTAGCATTGAACAAGGTGGTAGCAGTTTTAGCTAAACCTTGTCAATCGTTCAGTAGTAATGAACATTTGATCATTCCTCCCTATTGCAAGGGAgacattttcttcaagaacgTATCATTTGAATATCCCACAAGAAAGGGTAGAGTTTTGGACGAAGTCTCTATTGAAATACCTGCCGGAAAACATTGTTTCATTGTGGGCAAGTCAGGATCTGGAAAGTCTACACTGTCAAATTTGCTGGTCAAATTTTACAGCGCCAGCCAGGGAAAAGTCTTTGTAGATGGCTACGATATTGAGCGTGTGAGTAATGATTGGTTAACCAAAAACATCACATTAGTTCAGCAAAGTTCctcttttttcaatgatacCCTTAGGGCCAACATTTTGCTTGGTTCAGGGGGTAAACCAGTCTCAGAAAGAGATTTGAGAAGTGCTATTGATACTGTTCTTTTATCTCAATTTATTGATGACCTCCCAGAAGGCTTGGAAACGGTAATGATGTACCAAGGCATCAGCCTGAGTGGAGGTCAGGAACAGAGACTGGCCATAGCTCGGGCACTCATTAGAGATACACCAatattgattttggatGAATGTGTAAGCGCATTGGAGGAGTCATTCAAGTCAATTATTCTAAATTCAATCAAAGAATGGAGACAGGGAAAAACAACTATATTCATGGAACATGATTACCAGCAAATCCAAAACGAAGACAATATCATATTTATGGAGAATGGAGAGGTGAAAGAAACAGGAACAAAAGAACAACTGCTAAAGAACCCAGACAGTAAGTTTTCACGTTTAGTGCAGATCCAACGAAATATGATAAAAGATACCTTCAGTGATGAATATGAGTCGTCTATACGATTGGAGACGAACCCAACAGATAGAATTTCAAACGTCTATCTTAACAGAGTAACGAGAGTTTTTTCGAATTTCTTTGGCCAACCAGTTGGTCATATTGCTGAAAAGGATCCATTCGATGAGAAAAAGGTTTCATCTGACACTGTTGAGATAGTCACCATGGAAGAAAGACCAGAGGATCTGATGTCAATCatccaaattttcagatttATGAACAGCTACCTCTGTCATAAGTCGTTGATCGTAGTCGGTATTCTACTGGCAGTTTTGAATGGCTCTTGCAATCCAGTTTTTTCTTGGTGTTTTGCTAAACTATTGGCTGGCATAGTACCAGTCGATTCCTATGTTGGGAGTGCAAGATACCTTCTTAAGTGGGCATTACTAGTGATTCTGGTGATCTCAATGGATACTCTAACTTTAGTTACCAAAAAGATTGCCCTTGGTTATGCCTCGGAAAAATGGATTTATTTGATTCGAACTAGAGCTTTAAAGAATCTTTTACTGCAAGATATGAACTGGTTCTCAAATAAGTTGAATAAACCAGCAGAAATATCAGCACTCTTAGTGAACGACTCTAGAGATCTCAAGATCTTGGTATCTAGTCTATTGGAAGTTATGTTCACTGGCATTGTTGTTCTTGTGCTTGGTTCAGTCTGGTCAATAACAATTGGCTGGAAACTATCTTTAGTGGCCATATCCGTTGTTCCTTTGTTCTTACTTAGTGCAACACTGTATGCCCGCCTTTTGGAGACAGCAGAGAATGGGTACAAAAATGAGGTGGCCCTTACAGAGAATCAAGTTCATGAGGCAACTACAGGAATCAAGACGATCAGATGTCTGAAGCTGGAGTCACATTTTGTCAGTAAATTTTCAGCAAAGGTGGAAGCACTACAAGGTAAAGGAACGAAACGAGCAATCTATATTGGATTTGGGAATGCGTTATCTCTTTTCCTAGTATATGTTGCTCAAGCAGTTATTCTTTACTATGGGATGAAACTTGTTTCTGAAGAACAGTACACAGTATCGCAATTAATGGAAGTCATgagtttgatgatattCGCATTAATGGGGGTCTCAGATTTGATGCAACAGATACCAGACATCAGCAGAGGGCAAAGAGCAGGAACATATCTTATAAGGTTACTAGGACTCAAAAGTTCCCCTGTGGAGGTCAAAGGAAATCTCAAACCCCAGTGCAGAAGTTTAGTACCAGTAATTGAGTTTGTGGCTGTTGACTTCCAGTACCCACATGTTTCGGCAACAGCTTTAAACAACATATCATTTAGAGTCAGCAAAGGTGAAGTGCTTGGAATCGTTGGACCGTCCGGATCTGGAAAATCTACCATCGCCATGCTAATAAATAGGCTcttctttgccaaaaaaGGGTGCATTAGGTACAATGGCGTCAACATAAAAGACATTGAAGTTCCATGGTTCAGAGAACAAGTCACCCTAATCCAACAAAAACCAACATTCTTCGATGGTTCCATCAGGGAAAACCTGGCTTATGGAATGGAAGGAATTACTGATCGTTCGATATTACGGGCCTTGAAACTGACAATGATGGACGATTACGTTAGAAGCTTGCCCGAGGGATTAGACACTTTTATCGGCAGTTTGAATTCAGTGATCTCAGGTGGGCAGTCTCAAAGGTTGTCTGTAGCAAGGGCAATATTGAGGGAGCCAAGAGTGATTGTAATGGATGAACCAACATCGTCTTTAGATCCTGAAAATACCCAGGGGATCAAGGATCTCGTGGATAAGCAATTGAGGGCGAGTGGCTACACTGTGATAATTGTGACACATTCTCAGGAGCTGATGAGGATTTGCGATCGGATTTTAACCATAGAACATGGTAAATTGGTAGGTTAG